One Citrobacter amalonaticus genomic window carries:
- a CDS encoding YgiW/YdeI family stress tolerance OB fold protein, with the protein MKKLAAMVAIMALCSAPVLAAQQGGFSGPSATQTQSGGFQGPNGSSTTVESAKSLRDDTWVTLRGNIVERISDDLYLFKDATGTINVDIDHKRWNGVTVTPQDTVEIQGEVDKDWNSVEIDVKQISKVSK; encoded by the coding sequence ATGAAAAAACTGGCTGCAATGGTTGCCATTATGGCGCTCTGCTCCGCACCGGTTCTGGCGGCGCAGCAGGGTGGTTTTTCTGGCCCGTCCGCGACGCAAACGCAGAGCGGCGGCTTCCAGGGACCAAACGGCAGTAGCACGACGGTAGAAAGTGCGAAATCCCTGCGTGATGACACCTGGGTGACGCTACGCGGCAACATCGTTGAACGTATTTCCGATGACCTCTATCTGTTTAAAGATGCGACTGGCACTATCAATGTCGATATCGACCACAAACGCTGGAACGGCGTGACGGTTACCCCGCAAGATACCGTTGAAATTCAGGGTGAAGTGGACAAAGACTGGAATTCCGTTGAAATTGACGTGAAGCAAATCAGTAAAGTCAGCAAATAA
- the parC gene encoding DNA topoisomerase IV subunit A, protein MSDMAERLALHEFTENAYLNYSMYVIMDRALPFIGDGLKPVQRRIVYAMSELGLNASAKFKKSARTVGDVLGKYHPHGDSACYEAMVLMAQPFSYRYPLVDGQGNWGAPDDPKSFAAMRYTESRLSKYAELLLSELGQGTADWVPNFDGTMQEPKMLPARLPNILLNGTTGIAVGMATDIPPHNLREVAKAAITLIEQPKTTLDELLDIVHGPDYPTEAEIITPRAEIRKIYENGRGSVRMRAVWKKEDGAVVITALPHQVSGARVLEQIAAQMRNKKLPMVDDLRDESDHENPTRLVVVPRSNRVDMEQVMNHLFATTDLEKSYRINLNMIGLDGRPAVKNLLEILTEWLAFRRDTVRRRLNYRLEKVLKRLHILEGLLVAFLNIDEVIEIIRTEDEPKPALMSRFGITETQAEAILELKLRHLAKLEEMKIRGEQDELAKERDQLQAILASERKMNTLLKKELQADADAYGDDRRSPLREREEAKAMSEHDMLPSEPVTIVLSQMGWVRSAKGHDIDAQGLNYKAGDSFKSAVKGKSNQPVVFIDTTGRSYAIDPITLPSARGQGEPLTGKLTLPPGATVEHMLMEGDEQKLLMASDAGYGFVCTFNDLVARNRAGKTLITLPENARVMPPVVIEDETDMLLAITTAGRMLMFPVSDLPQLSKGKGNKIINIPSAEAARGDDALALLYVLPPQSTLTIHVGKRKIKLRPEELQKVTGERGRRGTLMRGLQRIDRIDIDSPRRASSGDSEE, encoded by the coding sequence ATGAGCGATATGGCAGAGCGCCTTGCGCTGCATGAATTCACGGAAAACGCCTATCTGAATTACTCCATGTACGTCATCATGGACAGGGCGTTGCCGTTTATTGGTGATGGTCTGAAACCCGTTCAGCGCCGCATCGTCTATGCGATGTCAGAGCTGGGGCTGAATGCCAGCGCCAAATTTAAAAAATCCGCCCGTACCGTCGGCGACGTGCTGGGTAAATATCACCCGCACGGCGACAGCGCCTGCTATGAGGCCATGGTGCTGATGGCGCAGCCGTTCTCTTACCGTTATCCGCTGGTTGATGGCCAGGGGAACTGGGGGGCACCGGACGATCCGAAATCCTTCGCGGCGATGCGTTATACCGAATCCCGCCTGTCAAAATACGCCGAACTGCTGCTGAGCGAGCTCGGTCAGGGAACCGCTGACTGGGTGCCAAACTTCGACGGAACGATGCAGGAGCCGAAAATGCTGCCTGCGCGTCTGCCGAACATCCTGCTTAACGGCACGACCGGCATCGCGGTCGGCATGGCGACCGATATTCCGCCGCACAACCTGCGTGAAGTGGCAAAAGCCGCGATCACCCTGATTGAGCAACCGAAAACGACGCTGGACGAGCTGCTGGATATTGTCCACGGCCCGGACTACCCGACCGAAGCGGAAATCATTACCCCGCGCGCCGAAATCCGTAAAATTTATGAAAACGGGCGCGGCTCCGTGCGCATGCGCGCGGTGTGGAAGAAAGAAGACGGCGCGGTGGTGATTACCGCGCTGCCGCACCAGGTTTCCGGCGCGCGCGTGCTGGAGCAAATCGCGGCCCAGATGCGCAATAAAAAGCTGCCGATGGTAGACGATTTACGCGATGAGTCAGACCACGAAAACCCGACCCGTCTGGTGGTGGTGCCTCGTTCCAATCGCGTGGACATGGAACAGGTGATGAACCACCTGTTTGCGACCACCGATCTGGAAAAGAGCTATCGCATTAACCTCAATATGATCGGTCTTGACGGGCGTCCGGCGGTGAAAAACCTGCTGGAGATCCTCACCGAATGGCTGGCGTTCCGTCGGGATACCGTGCGCCGCCGCCTGAACTATCGCCTGGAGAAAGTCCTCAAACGCCTGCACATCCTGGAAGGTTTGCTGGTGGCGTTTCTCAATATTGACGAAGTCATTGAGATCATCCGTACGGAAGATGAGCCTAAACCCGCCCTGATGTCGCGTTTTGGTATTACTGAAACGCAGGCCGAAGCGATCCTCGAACTGAAATTGCGTCATCTCGCCAAACTGGAAGAGATGAAGATTCGCGGTGAACAGGATGAACTGGCGAAAGAGCGCGATCAGTTGCAGGCGATCCTCGCGTCTGAACGCAAAATGAATACCCTGCTGAAGAAAGAGCTGCAGGCCGACGCCGACGCCTATGGCGACGATCGTCGTTCGCCGCTGCGCGAGCGCGAAGAAGCGAAAGCGATGAGCGAACACGACATGCTGCCGTCTGAGCCGGTGACGATCGTGTTGTCGCAGATGGGCTGGGTGCGTAGCGCCAAAGGTCATGACATCGACGCACAGGGACTGAACTACAAAGCGGGTGACAGCTTTAAATCCGCCGTGAAAGGGAAGAGTAACCAGCCGGTGGTGTTTATCGATACCACCGGACGCAGTTACGCCATTGATCCGATCACGCTGCCGTCGGCGCGCGGTCAGGGCGAACCGTTGACCGGCAAACTGACGCTGCCGCCAGGCGCGACCGTTGAGCATATGCTGATGGAAGGCGATGAGCAGAAACTGCTGATGGCATCCGATGCGGGTTACGGTTTCGTCTGTACGTTCAACGATCTGGTGGCGCGCAACCGTGCCGGTAAGACGCTCATTACGCTGCCGGAAAACGCCCGCGTGATGCCGCCGGTGGTGATTGAAGATGAAACGGACATGCTGCTGGCGATAACAACGGCCGGACGTATGCTGATGTTCCCGGTCAGCGATCTGCCGCAGTTGTCGAAAGGCAAAGGGAATAAGATCATCAACATTCCGTCCGCCGAAGCCGCGCGTGGTGACGATGCGCTGGCGCTGCTTTACGTTCTGCCGCCGCAAAGTACGCTGACTATTCATGTCGGGAAACGCAAAATTAAGCTGCGTCCTGAGGAATTGCAGAAAGTGACCGGCGAGCGCGGCCGTCGCGGGACGTTGATGCGTGGTTTGCAACGCATCGATCGCATCGACATTGATTCGCCGCGTCGTGCCAGCAGTGGCGACAGCGAAGAGTAA
- the plsC gene encoding 1-acylglycerol-3-phosphate O-acyltransferase, protein MLFIFRLIITVIYSILVCVFGSLYCLLSPRNPKHVATFGHMFGRLAPLFGLKVECRKPADAESYGNAIYIANHQNNYDMVTAANIVQPPTVTVGKKSLLWIPFFGQLYWLTGNLLIDRNNRAKAHGTIAEVVNHFKKRRISIWMFPEGTRSRGRGLLPFKTGAFHAAIAAGVPIIPVCVSNTSNKINLNRLKNGLVIVEMLPPVDISQYGKDQVRELAAHCRSLMEQKIAELDKEVAEREAAGKV, encoded by the coding sequence ATGCTATTTATTTTTCGACTTATTATTACCGTTATCTATTCCATTCTGGTTTGTGTTTTCGGTTCTCTTTACTGCCTGCTCAGCCCGCGTAACCCAAAACACGTCGCGACCTTCGGGCACATGTTTGGTCGCCTGGCGCCGCTGTTCGGCCTGAAGGTAGAGTGCCGTAAACCCGCAGATGCGGAAAGCTATGGCAACGCTATCTATATCGCTAACCATCAGAATAACTACGATATGGTGACCGCTGCGAATATCGTGCAGCCGCCCACCGTGACCGTCGGGAAGAAAAGCCTGCTGTGGATCCCGTTTTTTGGTCAGCTTTACTGGCTGACAGGAAACCTGCTGATCGACCGTAATAACCGCGCAAAAGCGCACGGCACGATTGCCGAAGTGGTGAATCATTTTAAAAAGCGTCGTATCTCCATCTGGATGTTCCCGGAAGGCACCCGCAGCCGGGGTCGTGGCCTGCTGCCGTTTAAAACCGGAGCGTTTCATGCCGCGATTGCGGCTGGTGTCCCGATTATTCCGGTGTGCGTTTCCAATACCTCGAATAAAATTAACCTGAATCGCCTGAAAAATGGTCTGGTGATCGTGGAAATGCTGCCGCCGGTGGATATCAGTCAGTATGGTAAAGATCAGGTTCGTGAACTGGCCGCGCACTGCCGCTCGTTGATGGAACAAAAGATTGCTGAACTCGATAAAGAAGTCGCCGAGCGCGAAGCCGCCGGGAAAGTGTGA
- the ftsP gene encoding cell division protein FtsP — protein MSFSRRQFIQASGIALCAGAVPLRANAAGQQQPLPVPPLLESRRGQPLFMTLQRSHWSFTQGTRAPVWGVNGRYLGPTIRVWKGDDVKLIYSNRLAENVSMTIAGLQVPGPLMGGPARMMSPNADWAPVLPIRQNAATLWYHANTPNRTAQQVYNGLAGMWLVEDEVSKSLPIPNHYGVDDFPIIIQDKRLDNFGTPEYSEPGSGGFVGDTLLVNGVQSPYVEVSRGWVRLRLLNASNSRRYQLQMSDGRALHVISGDQGFLPAPVSVKQLSLAPGERREILVDMTNGDEVSITCGEAASIVDRIRGFFEPSSILVSTLVLTLRPTGLLPLVTDSLPMRLLPTEIMSGTPIRSRDISLGDDPGINGQLWDVNRIDITAQQGSWERWTVRADMPQSFHIEGVSFLVRNVNGAMPFPEDRGWKDTVWVDGQVELLVYYGQPSWAHFPFYFHSQTLEMADRGSIGQILVNPAA, from the coding sequence ATGTCATTCAGTCGGCGTCAGTTCATTCAGGCATCGGGGATCGCACTGTGTGCCGGTGCTGTTCCGCTGAGGGCCAATGCTGCCGGTCAGCAACAGCCGCTGCCCGTTCCGCCGCTACTGGAGTCCCGCCGGGGCCAGCCGTTGTTTATGACGCTGCAGCGTTCGCACTGGTCCTTTACCCAGGGCACGCGTGCGCCGGTCTGGGGGGTTAACGGGCGTTACCTCGGGCCGACGATCCGCGTCTGGAAAGGGGATGATGTTAAGCTGATCTACAGTAACCGTCTGGCGGAAAACGTCTCGATGACTATCGCCGGTTTACAGGTTCCGGGTCCGCTGATGGGCGGTCCGGCGCGCATGATGTCGCCAAACGCGGACTGGGCGCCGGTGTTGCCCATCCGCCAGAACGCCGCCACGCTGTGGTATCACGCTAATACGCCGAACCGTACCGCGCAGCAGGTTTATAACGGCCTGGCCGGGATGTGGTTGGTTGAAGATGAAGTCAGTAAATCGCTGCCGATCCCCAACCATTACGGCGTCGATGACTTCCCGATTATTATTCAGGACAAGCGGCTGGATAACTTCGGCACGCCGGAGTACAGCGAGCCCGGCAGCGGAGGCTTTGTCGGCGATACGCTGTTGGTCAACGGGGTGCAAAGTCCTTACGTGGAAGTGTCCCGCGGTTGGGTGCGCCTGCGCCTGCTGAACGCCTCTAACTCCCGTCGTTATCAGTTGCAGATGAGTGACGGTCGCGCGCTGCATGTTATCTCCGGCGACCAGGGCTTTTTGCCTGCGCCGGTGTCGGTAAAACAGTTGTCGCTGGCGCCCGGTGAGCGCCGCGAAATTCTGGTTGATATGACCAATGGCGATGAAGTGTCGATTACCTGCGGCGAGGCGGCGAGCATTGTCGACCGAATCCGGGGGTTCTTCGAACCGTCGAGCATTCTGGTGTCCACGCTGGTGTTAACGTTGCGCCCAACCGGTCTTTTGCCGCTGGTGACCGACAGCTTGCCGATGCGTCTGCTGCCGACCGAGATCATGAGCGGGACGCCAATTCGCAGTCGTGATATCAGTCTGGGCGACGATCCGGGTATCAACGGCCAGTTATGGGACGTCAACCGCATTGATATCACCGCGCAGCAGGGCTCCTGGGAGCGCTGGACGGTGCGGGCCGATATGCCGCAGTCGTTCCATATCGAAGGGGTGTCGTTCCTTGTGCGTAACGTCAACGGTGCGATGCCGTTCCCGGAAGATCGTGGCTGGAAAGATACCGTCTGGGTGGATGGGCAGGTAGAGCTGCTGGTTTACTACGGACAGCCGTCCTGGGCGCATTTCCCGTTCTACTTCCACAGCCAGACGCTGGAAATGGCGGACCGTGGTTCTATTGGGCAGATTCTGGTGAATCCGGCGGCATAA
- a CDS encoding YgiQ family radical SAM protein: MSAISLIQPDRDLFSWPQYWAACFGPAPFLPMSRDEMDQLGWDSCDIILVTGDAYVDHPSFGMAICGRMLEAQGFRVGIIAQPDWNSKDDFMRLGKPNLFFGVTAGNMDSMINRYTADRRLRHDDAYTPDNVAGKRPDRATLVYTQRCKEAWKDVPVILGGIEASLRRTAHYDYWSDTVRRSVLVDSKADMLMFGNGERPLVEVAHRLAMGETIDQIRDVRNTAIMVKEALPGWSGVDSTRLDTPGKIDPIPHPYGEDLPCADNKPVAPKKQEAKAITVQPARPKPWEKTYVLLPSFEKVKGDKVLYAHASRILHHETNPGCARALMQKHGDRYIWINPPAIPLSTEEMDSVFALPYKRVPHPAYGNSRIPAYEMIRFSINIMRGCFGGCSFCSITEHEGRIIQSRSEDSIINEIEAIRDTVPGFTGVISDLGGPTANMYMLRCKSPRAEQTCRRLSCVYPDICPHMDTNHEPTINLYRRARDLKGIKKILIASGVRYDIAVEDPRYIKELASHHVGGYLKIAPEHTEEGPLSKMMKPGMGSYDRFKELFDLYSKQAGKEQYLIPYFISAHPGTRDEDMVNLALWLKKHRFRLDQVQNFYPSPLANSTTMYYTGKNPLGKIGYKSEDVVVPKGDKQRRLHKALLRYHDPANWPMIRQALEEMGKKHLIGGRRECLVPAPTLEEMREARRQNRHTRPALTKHTPVAHQRQTPAGNKKRTKVAGR, from the coding sequence ATGAGCGCAATATCCCTGATCCAGCCAGACAGAGATCTCTTCTCCTGGCCTCAGTACTGGGCGGCCTGTTTTGGCCCTGCTCCTTTTTTGCCGATGTCACGCGACGAAATGGATCAACTTGGCTGGGATAGCTGCGACATTATTCTGGTAACCGGCGACGCTTATGTCGATCACCCGAGTTTCGGTATGGCGATTTGTGGCCGTATGCTGGAGGCACAGGGCTTCCGTGTCGGCATCATTGCGCAGCCGGACTGGAACAGCAAAGACGACTTTATGCGTCTGGGCAAACCGAACCTGTTCTTCGGCGTCACTGCCGGCAACATGGACTCGATGATCAACCGCTACACCGCCGATCGCCGCCTGCGCCATGATGATGCCTATACCCCGGATAACGTGGCGGGCAAGCGTCCGGACCGCGCCACGCTGGTCTATACCCAGCGCTGTAAAGAGGCGTGGAAAGATGTGCCGGTGATCCTCGGCGGTATTGAAGCAAGCCTGCGTCGTACCGCACATTACGATTACTGGTCTGATACCGTGCGCCGTTCCGTGCTGGTGGATTCCAAAGCCGACATGCTGATGTTTGGCAACGGTGAGCGTCCGCTGGTGGAAGTGGCACACCGTCTGGCGATGGGAGAAACCATCGACCAGATCCGCGATGTGCGTAACACGGCGATTATGGTGAAAGAAGCGCTGCCTGGCTGGAGCGGCGTTGATTCTACGCGTCTGGATACACCGGGGAAAATCGACCCGATCCCGCATCCGTATGGCGAAGATTTGCCGTGTGCCGACAACAAACCGGTCGCGCCGAAAAAGCAGGAAGCAAAAGCCATTACCGTGCAGCCCGCGCGTCCGAAACCGTGGGAAAAAACCTACGTTCTGCTGCCGTCCTTTGAAAAAGTGAAGGGCGATAAAGTGCTGTATGCGCACGCTTCGCGGATCCTGCACCATGAAACTAACCCAGGCTGCGCACGCGCGCTGATGCAAAAACATGGCGATCGCTACATCTGGATCAACCCGCCGGCGATCCCGCTGTCAACGGAAGAGATGGACAGCGTTTTTGCCCTGCCGTATAAGCGTGTGCCGCATCCGGCGTACGGCAACAGCCGTATCCCCGCCTATGAGATGATCCGCTTCTCGATCAACATCATGCGCGGCTGCTTCGGTGGCTGCTCGTTCTGTTCGATCACCGAACACGAAGGGCGCATTATTCAGAGCCGTTCAGAAGATTCAATCATCAATGAGATCGAAGCGATCCGCGATACCGTACCGGGCTTTACCGGCGTGATTTCCGATCTCGGCGGTCCGACGGCCAACATGTATATGCTGCGCTGCAAATCGCCGCGCGCAGAACAGACCTGTCGTCGCCTGTCGTGTGTTTATCCGGATATCTGTCCGCATATGGATACCAACCATGAGCCGACGATCAACCTCTATCGCCGTGCGCGCGATCTAAAAGGCATCAAGAAGATCCTGATCGCCTCCGGCGTGCGTTACGACATCGCAGTGGAAGATCCGCGCTATATCAAAGAGCTGGCGAGCCACCACGTCGGCGGTTACCTGAAGATTGCGCCGGAACATACCGAAGAAGGGCCGCTGTCGAAGATGATGAAGCCGGGTATGGGCAGCTATGACCGCTTCAAAGAACTGTTCGATCTCTACTCGAAACAGGCCGGGAAAGAGCAGTATCTGATCCCGTACTTCATCTCCGCGCATCCGGGAACGCGTGACGAGGATATGGTGAATCTGGCGCTGTGGTTGAAGAAACATCGCTTCCGTCTTGATCAGGTGCAGAACTTCTATCCGTCGCCGCTGGCCAACTCGACCACCATGTATTACACCGGCAAAAACCCGCTGGGTAAGATTGGCTATAAGAGTGAAGATGTGGTGGTGCCGAAGGGGGATAAGCAGCGTCGTCTACATAAAGCGCTGCTGCGTTACCACGATCCGGCGAACTGGCCGATGATCCGTCAGGCGCTGGAAGAGATGGGTAAAAAGCATCTGATAGGCGGACGCCGCGAGTGCCTGGTACCGGCGCCGACGCTGGAAGAGATGCGTGAAGCACGTCGTCAGAATCGTCATACCCGACCGGCGCTGACCAAGCACACGCCGGTAGCGCATCAACGTCAGACGCCTGCCGGCAACAAAAAGCGTACCAAAGTCGCCGGGCGATAA
- the dkgA gene encoding 2,5-didehydrogluconate reductase DkgA, producing the protein MANQTVIKLQDGNVMPQLGLGVWKAGNDEVVSAIHKALEVGYRSIDTAAAYKNEDGVGKALASAGLPRDELFITTKLWNDDQKRPRDALMESLEKLQLDYLDLYLMHWPVPAIDHYVSAWQGMIELQKEGLIKSIGVCNFQVNHLQRLIDETGVTPVINQIELHPLMQQRQLHAWNATHKIQTESWSPLAQGGEGVFDQKIIRDLADKYGKTPAQIVIRWHLDNGLVVIPKSVTPSRIAENFDVWDFRLDKDELGEIAKLDQGKRLGPDPDQFGG; encoded by the coding sequence ATGGCAAACCAAACCGTAATTAAGCTTCAGGATGGCAACGTAATGCCCCAACTGGGGTTAGGCGTATGGAAAGCCGGTAACGACGAGGTCGTCTCCGCCATTCATAAAGCACTGGAAGTCGGCTATCGGTCCATAGATACCGCCGCCGCATACAAAAATGAAGACGGCGTCGGCAAAGCGTTAGCCAGCGCAGGTCTCCCCCGCGATGAGTTGTTCATTACCACCAAGCTGTGGAATGACGATCAGAAACGCCCCCGCGACGCGTTGATGGAGAGTCTGGAAAAACTCCAGTTGGATTATCTCGACCTGTATCTGATGCATTGGCCGGTTCCGGCAATCGATCACTATGTTTCCGCCTGGCAAGGCATGATCGAGCTGCAAAAAGAGGGGCTGATTAAGAGCATCGGTGTGTGTAATTTCCAGGTTAACCACCTCCAGCGTCTGATTGACGAAACGGGCGTTACGCCGGTGATTAACCAGATCGAACTGCATCCGCTGATGCAACAGCGCCAGCTACATGCGTGGAATGCGACGCATAAAATCCAGACGGAATCCTGGAGCCCGCTGGCACAGGGCGGCGAAGGCGTTTTCGATCAAAAAATCATTCGTGACCTGGCAGATAAGTACGGTAAGACCCCGGCACAGATTGTCATTCGCTGGCATCTGGATAACGGTCTGGTGGTGATCCCGAAATCCGTCACGCCATCGCGTATCGCTGAGAACTTCGACGTCTGGGATTTCCGTCTCGACAAAGACGAACTCGGTGAGATTGCGAAGCTCGATCAGGGCAAACGCCTGGGCCCCGACCCGGATCAGTTCGGTGGCTAA
- the yqhD gene encoding alcohol dehydrogenase, with protein sequence MNNFNLHTPTRILFGKGAIAELRAQIPQDARVLITYGGGSVKKTGVLAQVQDALKGMDVREFGGIEPNPSYETLMKAVNIAREENITFLLAVGGGSVLDGTKFIAAAAHYADGVDPWHILQTSGSDIKSAIPMGSVLTLPATGSESNKGAVISRKTTGDKQAFHSAHVQPVFAVLDPVYTYTLPPRQVANGVVDAFVHTVEQYVTYPVDAKIQDRFAEGILLTLVEDGPKALKDPENYDVRANVMWAATQALNGLIGAGVPQDWATHMLGHELTAMHGLDHAQTLAVVLPALWNEKRDTKREKLLQYAERVWNITDGSEDERIDAAIAATRNFFEQLGVPTRLSGYGLDGSSIPALLAKLEEHGMTQLGEHKDITLDVSRRIYEAAR encoded by the coding sequence ATGAATAACTTTAATCTGCATACCCCGACCCGCATTCTGTTTGGTAAAGGCGCAATCGCTGAACTGCGCGCACAAATCCCACAGGACGCACGCGTGCTGATCACCTATGGCGGCGGCAGCGTGAAAAAAACTGGCGTACTGGCGCAGGTACAGGATGCGTTGAAAGGGATGGACGTGCGTGAATTTGGCGGCATCGAACCTAACCCGTCGTATGAAACGCTGATGAAGGCAGTCAACATCGCCCGTGAAGAGAACATTACCTTCCTGCTGGCCGTCGGCGGGGGTTCTGTTCTTGATGGTACCAAATTCATCGCCGCTGCCGCCCACTATGCGGATGGCGTTGACCCGTGGCACATCCTGCAAACCAGCGGTAGCGATATCAAAAGCGCCATCCCGATGGGCTCTGTGCTGACGCTACCGGCAACCGGTTCTGAATCCAACAAAGGCGCGGTTATCTCGCGCAAAACCACCGGCGACAAGCAGGCCTTCCATTCTGCCCATGTGCAGCCGGTCTTTGCGGTACTGGATCCGGTTTACACCTACACCCTGCCGCCGCGCCAGGTGGCAAACGGCGTGGTTGATGCGTTTGTGCATACCGTTGAACAGTACGTCACGTATCCGGTTGATGCCAAAATTCAGGATCGCTTCGCGGAGGGCATTCTGCTGACGCTGGTGGAAGATGGCCCGAAAGCGCTGAAAGACCCGGAAAACTACGATGTACGTGCGAACGTCATGTGGGCAGCCACCCAGGCGCTGAACGGCCTGATTGGCGCAGGCGTGCCGCAGGACTGGGCAACCCATATGCTGGGCCATGAACTGACGGCGATGCACGGTCTGGATCACGCTCAGACGCTGGCGGTTGTTCTGCCCGCGCTGTGGAATGAAAAACGCGATACCAAACGCGAAAAACTGCTGCAATATGCTGAGCGCGTATGGAACATCACCGACGGTTCTGAAGATGAGCGTATCGATGCCGCCATTGCAGCCACCCGCAATTTCTTCGAGCAACTGGGCGTCCCGACTCGCCTGTCAGGCTATGGCCTTGACGGCAGTTCAATCCCGGCCCTGCTGGCGAAACTGGAAGAGCACGGCATGACGCAACTGGGTGAGCATAAAGACATTACCCTGGACGTCAGCCGCCGCATTTACGAGGCAGCCCGCTAA
- a CDS encoding AraC family transcriptional regulator, with protein MNREEICLLLTDKVKQLKSNEHKLSELLPDIRLLYGTEPGLRTPVMYDPGIIFLFSGHKIGYINERVFRYDTNEYLLLTVPLPFECETYATPDVPLAGFRINVDILQLQELLMDIGEDEHFQPSMAASGINSATLSEEILCAAERLLDVMERPLDARILGKQIIREILYHVLTGPRGGALLALVSRQTHFSLISRVLKRIENKYTENLNVEQLAAEANMSVSAFHHNFKSVTSTSPLQYLKTYRLHKARMMMIHDGMKASAAAMRVGYESASQFSREFKRYFGVTPGEDAARIRTMQGS; from the coding sequence ATGAACCGCGAAGAGATCTGTTTACTGCTGACAGATAAAGTTAAGCAGTTGAAAAGCAATGAACATAAGCTCAGTGAGCTGCTGCCGGACATCCGTCTGCTGTATGGTACAGAACCGGGTTTACGGACACCCGTGATGTACGACCCCGGCATCATATTTCTCTTTTCCGGCCATAAAATCGGTTACATCAATGAGCGGGTTTTCCGTTACGACACCAATGAGTACCTGCTGCTAACCGTACCTTTACCCTTCGAATGTGAAACCTATGCGACACCGGACGTACCGCTCGCCGGATTTCGCATCAATGTCGATATCCTGCAATTGCAGGAACTGCTGATGGATATTGGCGAGGACGAACATTTTCAGCCGTCGATGGCGGCAAGCGGGATCAACTCCGCCACGCTCTCTGAGGAGATCCTCTGCGCGGCAGAACGTCTGCTCGACGTTATGGAGCGACCGCTGGACGCGCGGATTCTCGGTAAACAGATTATCCGTGAAATCCTCTATCACGTGCTGACCGGGCCACGCGGCGGCGCGCTGCTGGCGCTGGTGAGTCGTCAGACCCATTTCAGCCTGATTAGTCGCGTGCTCAAGCGCATTGAAAATAAGTACACCGAAAACCTCAACGTCGAGCAACTGGCGGCCGAAGCCAACATGAGCGTCTCTGCGTTTCACCATAATTTTAAGTCAGTGACCAGCACATCGCCGTTGCAGTACCTGAAAACCTATCGGTTACATAAAGCGCGGATGATGATGATTCACGACGGCATGAAGGCCAGTGCGGCGGCAATGCGGGTGGGTTATGAAAGCGCGTCGCAGTTCAGTCGTGAATTTAAACGCTATTTTGGTGTGACGCCGGGAGAAGATGCGGCGCGGATCCGCACCATGCAGGGGAGTTAA
- the yghB gene encoding DedA family general envelope maintenance protein YghB, whose protein sequence is MAVIQDIIAALWQHDFAALADPHVVSVVYFVMFATLFLENGLLPASFLPGDSLLLLAGALVAQGVMSFVPTLLILTTAASLGCWLSYIQGRWLGNTRTVKGWLAQLPAKYHQRATCMFDRHGLLALLAGRFLAFVRTLLPTMAGISGLSNRRFQFFNWLSGLLWVGVVTSFGYALSMIPFVKRHEDQVMTFLMILPIFLLAAGLIGTVVVVIKKKYCSA, encoded by the coding sequence ATGGCTGTCATTCAAGATATTATCGCTGCGCTCTGGCAACATGATTTTGCCGCGCTGGCGGACCCACATGTTGTTAGCGTCGTCTACTTTGTGATGTTCGCCACGCTGTTTTTAGAGAATGGCCTGTTACCGGCCTCATTTTTACCCGGCGACAGCCTGCTGCTCTTAGCGGGCGCATTGGTCGCGCAGGGCGTCATGAGCTTTGTCCCTACCCTGCTGATCCTGACGACGGCGGCCAGTCTCGGCTGTTGGCTCAGTTATATTCAGGGACGCTGGCTGGGCAATACGCGAACGGTAAAAGGCTGGCTGGCGCAACTTCCGGCGAAATACCACCAGCGCGCGACCTGCATGTTTGACCGTCACGGTCTGCTGGCGCTGCTGGCGGGACGTTTTCTGGCGTTCGTGCGCACGCTGCTGCCCACCATGGCGGGGATTTCCGGACTCTCTAACCGCCGCTTCCAGTTTTTCAACTGGCTGAGCGGTCTGCTGTGGGTCGGCGTGGTCACCAGCTTTGGCTACGCACTCAGCATGATCCCGTTTGTGAAGCGCCATGAAGATCAGGTCATGACCTTCCTGATGATCCTGCCCATTTTTCTGCTGGCGGCGGGGTTGATCGGCACGGTGGTGGTGGTGATTAAGAAGAAATACTGTAGCGCCTGA